The Solidesulfovibrio fructosivorans JJ] region GCGTAAGCGTCTCACGACCGCCTCCTTACTCGGGTTTTTCCTGGCCCTTGGTTGCCAGGGGCAGGAAGTCGATCCGGCGCATATCCTTGACCGGGGTGAAGGTGAAAAGGCTGGACGGCAGGCGCGGACTCAGGTTCCAGTCCGTGAACGTCACCGCGTACTGGGGCCAGCCCGGGACGTCCTTGTCGTTGAGGACGAATTTGCGCGGCAGCGGCATCTTGCCCTTTTCGATCCACACCTGCCAATCGGCGCTTTTCTGGCTGAAGGCCAGATGGTCGCAGACCTTGCCGGCGGCCATGTGATTGCCCACGAAATCGCCGGTGCGCACGTTGTGCAAAAGCGCGACGCAAGGCGCGGCATCGACGAAATCGCTCAGCGGCGCCGAAAGGCCGTATTTTTCGGCCAGCATGTCGGTCGTGGCGTCGATGGTCGCCGGAGCCTCGGTCACGGCATAGACCCCCCGGTCGCGGTCGACCAGGGTCACGGTCTTGCCGTCATAGATGTACTCCCGGTCGCAGTCGTCGCCGACGACATGGGAATAGGCCTTGTTGGGGCGCACGATGGCCACTGTGGCCCTTCGGGAAATCTGAATGGTCTGGCCGTTGGGATACACCAGTTCGCTGAGGATGTCGGCGGTAAAGGAGAATTTCTTCTGGGCCTTCAAGAAGTCGCACATGGCCGTAATCGGCCCGGATGCCGCCGGGGTGATGTCCGCCGTCGCGGGCTGGGCCGGCTTTGCTCCCGAATCCCCGGATGCGGCGGCATTGGCCGCCGGCGCAACGGCCAGCGCGACGAGCAGGCCGAGGATCCAATACAGATGACGCATGGAAACCTCCTTGCCGGCCCGTCGGGGAACACGCCGCACGGACCGTTTGATTATGCCATTTTGGTAGAGGATGGCCCATGTGTTGTCAACGCCAGGCAAAAAACATCGCTGCACAATGCGCCGCCCCGGCCGCTACAGCGCGCGCGGCCTGGAAACAGCGCCGTTGCGGGGGGTCGGGCATTGCCTGCGCGGCCCGCCTGTTTTACGCAGAAGGCGGAGGCGTCATGTTGCGGGAATGGATCACGCTGCTGTGCGACCGGGGCACGCGCCAGGCGCGGCGCTTCGGCCATGACCGCGAGGCCGTGGCCATCGCCGCCCGGCATCGTCGCTGCCACGCCGCCTGGAAGCCCCATCTGGAGGCGGCCAAGGCGCTCGTGCTTACGACCGCCGACACGGCTCCCGGCCGGGATACGGCCGTCATTTTGGGTTCGGGCCTGTGCCTGGACGTGCCCGTGGAGGAACTTTGCGCACGCTTCGGCCGGGTGTTCCTCGTCGACGCCCACCATCCCCGGCCGGTCAGGAAGCTCGCCCGGCGACACCGCAATCTCCGGCTGGTCACGGCCGACGTCACGGGTATGGGCGAGCCTGTCGCCCGCGCGGCCGCATCCGGACGCCCCCTGCCCGACCCGGTCTTTCCGCCCGATCCCCTGCCTCCCGGACTGCGACCGGACTTCACGATATCCCTCAACCTCGCATCCCAGCTCCCCATCCCCTTTTATAAGGTATTGGACGGCCGGGTGGACGCCGATGTCCTCAAGCGGTTCGGCCGCGAACTGATCGAGGCCCACTTCGCCTGGCTGGAGCGGCTGCCGGGACGGGTCGGATTGGTGTGCGACCGGCTGTGGGAGCGGGTGGATGGCGACGGGGCGGTGGTCGAAAGCCGGGACGCCCTGGAAGGCGCGCAGCCGCCCGTGCCGGATCGGGCCTGGATATGGGATATCGCCCCCCGGCCCGAGGAGTCGCACTGTTACGACCGCCGCAACCAGGTTTGGGGCTATCTGGATTTTGCCGCCTCCCGAAACGGGAAGCCGGCGGGAACCGGGTCGCAAGGAACGTGAAAAAGGGCCGGCCGCACTGTCGCGACCGGCCCGAACAATCTACTTGTTCTTGTATTCCTTGCTCTTGGACTGGTAGAGTTCCTCGATGTAGTCGGCCTGGATTTTGAGGTCCTCGGCCTTGTTGACGAGATCGCCCACCTTCTCGTCAAGGGCGCGCAACTCGTCCGTGGTCGCGCCAGCCGCCTTGCGGGCCATACGCTCGGTTTCGGCGGCATTGACCTTGTCGATGGCGTCGCGATAGGCGTGCTCGGCCTTGCGCAGCTCCCGGTGCAACGTCTCGGGCATCATGGCCTCGTAATCCTGGGCCACGCAGACCGCCGGACGCAACACGCCGGGCAGGACAGCGGAGAACAGCATCGTGCAACAAAGGACGGCAACGCGAAGGAACCGTCCCGCCGAGGAAAGGTGACTGGCCATGGCATGCCTCACGGATGATAATATGGTCCCGGACCCAACGAACGCGGGCCGCCCGGAACGTTCTTGTTGTAGGCGTCCCTATCCAAAAAAACAACCGCTTGCGTTCCGTTTCCCGCACCCCGCGCGGCATTGACCCGCCTGCCGGAAGCGGGGTACACCCCCGACCGAAATTTCGTGGCGCGATCCGGCGGGACCGCGCCGTGTCAAGGAGCGTTTCATGGCCAGGTACGAGACGGTCATCGGCGTCGAGGTGCACGCTCAGCTGAAAACAGAGAGCAAGATTTTTTGCGGTTGCTCGACCCGCTTCGGCGACGACCCCAACGAAAACGTCTGCCCCGTATGCTCCGGCATGCCGGGCGTGTTGCCGGTGCTCAACGCCAAGGTCGTGGAATTCGCCGCCAAGATGGGCCTGGCCACGGACTGCACGGTCAATCCCGTCTCGGTCTTCGCCCGCAAGAACTACTTCTATCCCGACCTGCCAAAGGGCTACCAGATCTCCCAGTTCGAGCAGCCCATCTGCGAACACGGCCACATCGACGTGGTCGTCGACGGCAAGACCCGCCGCATCGGCATCACCCGCATCCATATGGAAGAGGACGCCGGCAAGAACATCCACTCCGCGGCCGACAACCTGAGCTATGTGGACCTGAACCGCTCCTGTGTGCCGCTGCTCGAGATCGTCTCCGAGCCCGACATGCGCAGCCCCGAGGAGGTCGTGGCCTACCTCAAGGCGCTGCGCGCCATCCTGGTCTACCTCGACATCTGCGACGGCAACATGGAGGAAGGCTCGTTTCGCTGCGACGCCAACGTGAGCCTGCGCCCGGTTGGCCAGGAGGCCTTCGGCACCCGCGCGGAGCTGAAGAACTTAAACAGCTTCCGCCACGTGCAAAAGGCCATCGAATACGAGGTGGAACGCCAGGGCGACATCCTCGACGACGGCGGCGTGGTGGTGCAGGAAACAAGGCTCTACGACGCCGCGAAAAACAGCACCGCCTCCATGCGCGGCAAGGAAGAGGCCAACGACTACCGCTACTTCCCGGACCCGGACCTCGTTCCCCTGCATCTCGACAGGGACACCATCGCCCGTTGGGGCACGGAACTGCCGGAACTGCCGGCCGCGCGCCGGGAACGCTTCGCCACGGCTTTCGGGCTGTCCGACTACGACGCCGACGTGCTTACGGCCGAGCGCGATATGGCCGACTACTTCGAGGCCGCCGTCATGGCCGGAGCCGACCCCAAAAAGGCCGCCAACTGGGTGCAGACGGAGCTTTTGCGCGAATGCCACCAGTCCGGCGCCACTCCCGGGACGTGCAAGCTCTCTCCCGAACGCCTGGCCGGGCTGTTGCGGCTTATCGACGAGGGCGTCATTTCCGGCAAGATCGCCAAGCAGATTTTCCCCGAGCTTTTCGCCAGCGGCGACGACCCGGCCGACTACGTGCGCGACAAGGGCCTCGTCCAGATCTCCGACACCTCCGCCCTGGAGACGGCCGTGGACACGGTCCTCGCCGCCAACCCGGCCGAGGTGGATGCCTACCGCGGCGGCAAGACCAAGCTCATGGGATTTTTCGTCGGCCAGGTCATGAAGGCCACCAAAGGGCAGGCCAACCCCGGACTGGTCAACGAGCTTTTACGCAAAAAGCTGGGGTAGCTTCCGCCGCCCCCGGGGGATCGTCCCCCACATCTCCTCGCGAGAGGCATTAACCCCTTTTGTCGCATCATGCAGACGGATGGTAGCCAATGACCGACCACATCGCCTTTTCCCCGGACAGGCACGCCCTGCTCCTGCTCGACCAGCGTTTCCTGCCCGACCGCGAGGAATCCTTCGTGTGCCGCAACACCGCCGACACCATCTACGCCTTGCAGACCATGGTGGTGCGCGGCGCGCCGGCCATCGGCGTCACGGCCGCCTACGGCTGCTACCTGGCCGCCCGTGAAGCGTGCGAGGCCGGCGGGGGCTGGAAGGAAAAGCTGGAGGGGCTGCTTACCGAGCTGGAAAGCGCCCGGCCCACGGCCGTCAACCTGCGCTGGGGCGTCGAACGCATGCGGCAAAAGTGGCGGGAACTCGGCGATATTTCCCTCGAGGCGCTCCTGTCGGAATGGCTGGGCCTGGCCGAGACCATGCAGGCCGAGGACATCGAGATCAACAAGGCCATGGGCAAAAACGGCGCGGCCTTGATCGACGACGGCGACACCGTCATGACCCACTGCAACGCCGGGGCCCTGGCCACGGCCGGCTACGGCACCGCCCTCGGCGTCATCCGGGCCGCCTTCGAGCAGGGCAAGCGCATCAAGGTCATCGCCAACGAGACGCGGCCCTTTCTCCAGGGCGCGCGCCTGACCGCCTACGAGCTGGCCAAGGAAGGCATCCCGGTCACCGTCGCCTGCGACAACGCCGTGGGCCATCTCATGAAAAAGGGCATGGTCCAGAAGGTGGTGGTCGGCGCGGACCGCATCGCCGCCAACGGCGACGCGGCCAACAAGATTGGCACCTACACCGTGGCCCTGGCCGCCAAGGCCCACGGCGTGCCCTTCTACGTCGCCGCCCCGGCCTCGACCTTCGACCTGACGCTCGCCTCGGGCGAACTGATCCCCATCGAGAACCGCACCCCCCGCGAGGTCACCCACGTGGGCGAGCACCGCATCACCCCGGAGGGCGTCCCGGTCTACAATTTCGCCTTCGACGTCACCCCGGCCGAACTCATCGCCGGCATCATCACCGAAAAGGGCGTGCTCACCGCGCCCTACACCGACGCCATCCGTGCCGCCATCGGCGGGAAATAACCCAACCGCAACCGAAACCGCCTGCTGAAGGAAGTCTTCATGCCTCTTGACGAACGCATCATCACGGAAGCCATTGTCGACGGGTATTTCGCCAAGTTCAAATCCAGCCTCGAACTCGATGTCGCCATCGTCGGCGGCGGCCCCTCGGGCCTTACCGCCGCCCGGCTCCTGGCCACGGAAGGCTTCAACGTCGCCCTGTTCGAACGCAAGCTGTCGCTCGGCGGCGGCATGTGGGGCGGCGGCATGACCTACAACGTCATCGTGGTGCAGGAGGAAAGCGCC contains the following coding sequences:
- a CDS encoding DUF2092 domain-containing protein is translated as MRHLYWILGLLVALAVAPAANAAASGDSGAKPAQPATADITPAASGPITAMCDFLKAQKKFSFTADILSELVYPNGQTIQISRRATVAIVRPNKAYSHVVGDDCDREYIYDGKTVTLVDRDRGVYAVTEAPATIDATTDMLAEKYGLSAPLSDFVDAAPCVALLHNVRTGDFVGNHMAAGKVCDHLAFSQKSADWQVWIEKGKMPLPRKFVLNDKDVPGWPQYAVTFTDWNLSPRLPSSLFTFTPVKDMRRIDFLPLATKGQEKPE
- the gatB gene encoding Asp-tRNA(Asn)/Glu-tRNA(Gln) amidotransferase subunit GatB, which codes for MARYETVIGVEVHAQLKTESKIFCGCSTRFGDDPNENVCPVCSGMPGVLPVLNAKVVEFAAKMGLATDCTVNPVSVFARKNYFYPDLPKGYQISQFEQPICEHGHIDVVVDGKTRRIGITRIHMEEDAGKNIHSAADNLSYVDLNRSCVPLLEIVSEPDMRSPEEVVAYLKALRAILVYLDICDGNMEEGSFRCDANVSLRPVGQEAFGTRAELKNLNSFRHVQKAIEYEVERQGDILDDGGVVVQETRLYDAAKNSTASMRGKEEANDYRYFPDPDLVPLHLDRDTIARWGTELPELPAARRERFATAFGLSDYDADVLTAERDMADYFEAAVMAGADPKKAANWVQTELLRECHQSGATPGTCKLSPERLAGLLRLIDEGVISGKIAKQIFPELFASGDDPADYVRDKGLVQISDTSALETAVDTVLAANPAEVDAYRGGKTKLMGFFVGQVMKATKGQANPGLVNELLRKKLG
- the mtnA gene encoding S-methyl-5-thioribose-1-phosphate isomerase, which produces MTDHIAFSPDRHALLLLDQRFLPDREESFVCRNTADTIYALQTMVVRGAPAIGVTAAYGCYLAAREACEAGGGWKEKLEGLLTELESARPTAVNLRWGVERMRQKWRELGDISLEALLSEWLGLAETMQAEDIEINKAMGKNGAALIDDGDTVMTHCNAGALATAGYGTALGVIRAAFEQGKRIKVIANETRPFLQGARLTAYELAKEGIPVTVACDNAVGHLMKKGMVQKVVVGADRIAANGDAANKIGTYTVALAAKAHGVPFYVAAPASTFDLTLASGELIPIENRTPREVTHVGEHRITPEGVPVYNFAFDVTPAELIAGIITEKGVLTAPYTDAIRAAIGGK